A genomic region of Colletotrichum destructivum chromosome 5, complete sequence contains the following coding sequences:
- a CDS encoding Putative adenosine deaminase domain, adenosine/adenine deaminase, metal-dependent hydrolase, whose protein sequence is MGSLCSNLEKDDAPGEKNGQGRRDDNHTTRHSSPRLRKPPHHHHRRPGSPSPNAHHRRHRHHQTDREMAEEMIEAHDKIIAGTGGALTRNGLQRHGRQITILDQARTRSATAKKIQDSDDYFRQRIEVMNREKTLAFDFRLTALASPKEIEANTIIQIIKAEDQRLVYDAAEPRQGWGGQNHPRFPADHFLSNVHLINKTRLLGIAIKMPKGAHLHIHFNACLQPHVLLGIAKNMDRMFITSDRPLPPSEDGRTDEEARNALHLCEIQFSILPPEKENPGDIFSRNYVKRQTMKYSQFLVEFPKHHSNADPEEWLTSKLVFHENEAHNVLQTVHGAWEKFNGRTRMMKGLFNYESAYRKYTRGILEDFVRDNIQYAEIRPNFMETNQLWTDDGTRQIDNVGIMNIIIEEFDRFQQRTKNSFGGLKVIYCTPRSFSNESVAFALDECLRFKQRWPEWIAGFDLVGEESKGRPLRDFISEFLAFRKNCDEAGLDIPFLFHCGETTEIGNDTDGNLVDALLLNSKRIGHGFALARHPYIMEHMKKRGICLEVCPISNEELGLTPRITGHAMYNLLANNVHCTLNSDNGTIFRSTLSHDFYQAMVGKTDMTLHGWRQLIEWSLEHSCMSEKELAVVRADWDKRWESFLDWVIAEYGDVQMKEHDESKT, encoded by the exons ATGGGGAGCTTATGCTCGAACCTTGAAAAGGACGATGCACCTGGCGAAAAGAATGGTCAGGGTAGAAGGGACGATAACCATACCACGCGACACTCCTCACCAAGACTGCGGAagcctcctcatcatcatcaccgccgcccaggctcACCTTCACCCAACgctcaccatcgccgccaccgccaccaccagacagacagagaaaTGGCTGAAGAAATGATCGAAGCCCACGACAAGATCATTGCCGGGACTGGCGGCGCGCTTACGCGCAACGGTCTCCAACGACATGGTCGGCAGATCACCATTCTCGACCAGGCccggacgaggtcggccaCTGCCAAAAAGATACAGGATTCTGATGATTACTTCCGCCAGCGCATCGAGGTAATGAACCGCGAAAAGACCTTAGCATTCGACTTCCGTCTCACGGCGCTGGCCTCGCCCAAAGAAATCGAGGCCAACACCATTATCCAGATCATCAAGGCTGAGGATCAACGCTTGGTGTATGACGCGGCTGAGCCAAGACAAGGGTGGGGGGGTCAGAATCACCCGCGATTTCCTGCGGACCATTTTCTGTCAAACGTCCATCTGATCAACAAAACGAGACTTCTTGGTATTGCGATCAAGATGCCAAAAGGGGCACATCTCCACATCCATTTCAATGCCTGTCTGCAGCCTCACGTTCTGCTGGGTATAGCCAAAAACATGGACCGGATGTTCATCACCAGCGATAGGCCCTTGCCTCCGAGTGAGGACGGCAGGACGGACGAAGAGGCACGAAACGCTCTTCACCTCTGTGAAATCCAGTTTTCTATTTTACCACCTGAAAAAGAGAACCCGGGCGACATATTCTCGCGGAACTACGTGAAACGCCAAACGATGAAGTACTCCCAGTTCCTCGTCGAGTTCCCCAAGCATCACAGCAACGCCGATCCGGAGGAGTGGCTCACAAGTAAACTCGTTTTCCACGAGAACGAGGCCCACAACGTCCTTCAGACGGTCCATGGAGCATGGGAGAAGTTCAATGGCCGGACACGCATGATGAAGGGGCTTTTCAACTACGAGAGCGCGTACCGGAAGTACACTCGGGGGATACTGGAGGATTTTGTTCGTGATAACATCCAATACGCCGAGATTCGGCCTAATTTCATGGAGACGAATCAGCTCTGGACTGACGACGGCACTCGGCAAATCGACAACGTGGGAATCATGAACATAATCATTGAGGAATTTGACCGGTTTCAGCAAAGAACCAAGAACTCATTTGGCGGCTTGAAGGTCATCTATTGCACACCTCGGTCCTTCTCCAATGAGTCTGTAGCCTTTGCGCTTGACGAGTGCCTGAGATTCAAGCAGAGGTGGCCCGAGTGGATTGCAG GTTTTGACCTAGTTGGCGAGGAATCCAAAGGGCGGCCTCTGCGAGACTTCATCTCAGAGTTCCTCGCGTTCAGAAAGAACTGCGATGAGGCTGGCCTCGATATTCCGTTCCTATTTCATTGTGGTGAGACGACTGAGATCGGCAACGACACAGACGGTAACCTCGTGGATGCGCTTCTTCTCAACTCGAAGCGCATTGGCCACGGCTTTGCGCTGGCCAGGCACCCATATATCATGGAGCACATGAAGAAAAGGGGCATTTGCCTTGAGGTGTGCCCCATCTCCAACGAAGAACTCGGCCTCACGCCGAGGATAACTGGGCATGCTATGTACAACCTCCTCGCGAACAACGTACACTGTACGCTGAACTCGGACAACGGAACTATATTTAG ATCAACCCTTTCTCACGATTTTTACCAAGCCATGGTTGGCAAGACGGATATGACACTTCACGGCTGGCGACAACTCATCGAATGGAGCCTAGAACACTCGTGCATGTCCGAAAAAGAACTGGCCGTCGTGCGGGCGGACTGGGATAAGCGTTGGGAGAGCTTTCTGGACTGGGTCATTGCCGAATATGGTGATGTACAGATGAAGGAGCACGATGAGTCCAAGACGTAA